Part of the candidate division WOR-3 bacterium genome is shown below.
GTTAAATAAATCCTCCTTGCCCATTCATCCTCTTCAAGGGTAAAGGGGTCAAGTCCATATGATAAAAATACATAACTTCTCTCATAAATAATTTTCCTTAATTCTAAATAGGGAGATAAAAAGGAATTTTTAATTCTTAAATGGGGTGCATCAAAGTTAATAAATCTAACATCACAAAAAATTTCATAATCTTTAAATATTTTCTGAATCCATTTAAAAATTATCTCAGAAGAATAAGGATAATAGCCAAAACCAGGTGAGGAGAATTTTCCAGTTATAAAAAAGGGTAATTTTTTTGTTTTAAATTCAACAACAAGTGATAAGAGTTCTTTAAAACCAAGAGAAAAGGTTTCAAAATACATAAGCTGATTTAAACGATGAAAATAAAAAAGATTACTGAAAGGTTTCTCACTACCGACTATAAAATAATAATGTTTTAAAATTAAGTTGAAATTATTCTCTTTAAAGAAAAGACCTGAAAATAAAAGACCTTCCCTGTAATTACCAAAAAATTTTTTTAAATCAAAAACATCATACTCTGTAAAAATTCCTGTTTCAAAATTTGATATATATCTGATAGAACTGTAAAACCTTGAAAAATTACATATTTTTAAATAATGTTTGAAGTTTTCTCCATTAGATTTTTCATCTGCTTTCCAGAAGATTTCTCCTTTTCCTGAGGCAATGTTAAACTCAAAATTTTTAATATTTTTTTTGATATCAGAGCTTATAAAGTTTTCTTCCTTGTAAGAGTTAAAAAGTAAAAGTTCACCGTTTGCTGAAAGGGAATCTGGTGATATGGTGCTATATTTTCTATCAAATCCTTTGTTTTTAAAGTAATTAATTGATAGAAAATTATAAAAGGTAAATCTATTAAAAATTAAATCTCTACCTTCTCTCCAGCCATTGGAATAAAGAAAATTTAAATTTAAAATTTTAGATTTATAACTCAAAACAAAACCCTCCTCCTCTCTTCCAAAATCCTTATGAAATTCTCCTATATTACCTGTTAAGTCAAAGGGTTCAAGAGAGGAAAGAATAAATTTGTTATAAAATCCTCTTAAGGATAAATTTTTTTCCCTTAAAATAAATTCAGCCCTTTCAAAAAATACAGGTATTGAACCGTCACTCTGAAGATTTTTATTCTGGTATCTCAATCTTACCCATAAAAGAGAGTTATAAGGAAGATAACCTTTTAAATCAAGTTTTGAGTCAGAAAGTGTTTTGAATTTTTTTAATGTATCTTCTAAATTCAGATGAAACCTTATATCACCTGAAAAATTAATAGCAGTATTCCATCCAGTATTTGAAATTGTCTTAGGGATAATAACTTCTCCCTTATCTGTTATTTCAATTAAAGAATTTCCATAAGGACCAACTTTTAAAGGATTTTCAGGATCACTTATCCAGTTTCCATCAACAATAAATTTATATTCATATCTTCCTGGTTCAAGGTCGAGAGTAACTTCCCATATATCCCCCCTTTTTTCCATTTTTAATGGATTTTTTTCCCAGTTTGTAAAATCTCCAGCGAGTAGAACAGAATTTGCTTTTCCTTCTTTTAATTTAAACTTAACAGGATATAAAAATATTATTAAAAAAATTAATT
Proteins encoded:
- a CDS encoding glycogen-binding domain-containing protein, yielding MKLIFLIIFLYPVKFKLKEGKANSVLLAGDFTNWEKNPLKMEKRGDIWEVTLDLEPGRYEYKFIVDGNWISDPENPLKVGPYGNSLIEITDKGEVIIPKTISNTGWNTAINFSGDIRFHLNLEDTLKKFKTLSDSKLDLKGYLPYNSLLWVRLRYQNKNLQSDGSIPVFFERAEFILREKNLSLRGFYNKFILSSLEPFDLTGNIGEFHKDFGREEEGFVLSYKSKILNLNFLYSNGWREGRDLIFNRFTFYNFLSINYFKNKGFDRKYSTISPDSLSANGELLLFNSYKEENFISSDIKKNIKNFEFNIASGKGEIFWKADEKSNGENFKHYLKICNFSRFYSSIRYISNFETGIFTEYDVFDLKKFFGNYREGLLFSGLFFKENNFNLILKHYYFIVGSEKPFSNLFYFHRLNQLMYFETFSLGFKELLSLVVEFKTKKLPFFITGKFSSPGFGYYPYSSEIIFKWIQKIFKDYEIFCDVRFINFDAPHLRIKNSFLSPYLELRKIIYERSYVFLSYGLDPFTLEEDEWARRIYLTERGANMELISDSYLRYGRKSLLAERDLENLILLKIGIEIRF